In one Nicotiana tomentosiformis chromosome 6, ASM39032v3, whole genome shotgun sequence genomic region, the following are encoded:
- the LOC104093948 gene encoding multiprotein-bridging factor 1b-like, with product MAGISQDWEPVVIRKKAPTAAARKDEKAVNAARRAGAEIETVRKATAGSNKAASSSTTLNTRKLDEDTENLSHQKVPTELKKAIMQARQDKKLTQSQLAQLINEKPQIIQEYESGKAIPNQQIISKLERALGAKLRGKK from the exons atggctggaaTATCACAAGATTGGGAGCCGGTGGTGATTCGCAAAAAAGCACCGACAGCCGCCGCAAGAAAAGATGAGAAAGCAGTCAACGCCGCTCGTCGCGCCGGTGCAGAGATCGAAACCGTCAGAAAAG CTACTGCAGGGTCAAACAAGGCTGCATCTAGCAGTACAACTTTGAACACCAGGAAGCTTGATGAGGATACCGAGAACTTGTCAC ATCAAAAGGTACCAACTGAATTGAAGAAAgccattatgcaagcacgacaagATAAGAAGTTGACTCAGTCTCAACTTGCCCAA TTGATAAATGAGAAACCACAAATCATTCAGGAGTACGAGTCTGGAAAGGCAATTCCAAACCAACAGATAATCTCTAAACTGGAGAGAGCTCTTGGTGCGAAACTGCGCGGAAAGAAATAA